The following coding sequences lie in one Anguilla rostrata isolate EN2019 chromosome 8, ASM1855537v3, whole genome shotgun sequence genomic window:
- the stmn2b gene encoding stathmin-2b isoform X2 yields the protein MAKTAIAYKEKMKELSVLSLICSCFYPEARNKLVCEFEDMEVKPIDKRASGQAFEVILKPPSPMSDAAHSITSPPKKRDVSLEDIQKKLEAAEDRRRSQEAQVLKALAEKREHERDVLFKAMEENSNFSKMAEEKLIMKMEQIKENRQAYLASIMERLQEKEKHAMLVRRNKELREEVTA from the exons CGTACAAAGAGAAGATGAAGGAgctgtctgtcctctctctcatctgctCCTGTTTCTACCCGGAGGCGCGCAACAAGCTGGTGTGCGAGTTTGAAG ACATGGAGGTGAAGCCAATCGATAAGCGGGCCTCCGGTCAGGCGTTCGAGGTGATCCTGAAGCCGCCGTCCCCCATGTCCGATGCTGCCCACAGCATCACCTCGCCCCCCAAGAAGAGGGACGTCTCCCTGGAGGACATCCAGAAGAAGCTGGAGGCGGCCGAGGATCGGAGGAGA TCTCAGGAAGCCCAGGTGCTCAAGGCCCTGGCTGAGAAGAGGGAGCACGAGCGGGACGTCCTGTTCAAGGCCATGGAGGAGAACAGCAACTTCAGCAAGATGGCGGAGGAGAAGCTCATCATGAAGATGGAACAGATCAAGGAAAACCGCCAGGCCTACCTGGCCTCCATCATGGAGCGTCTGCAGGagaag GAGAAGCATGCCATGCTGGTGCGCAGGAACAAAGAGTTGAGAGAAGAGGTGACAGCATGA
- the stmn2b gene encoding stathmin-2b isoform X1 codes for MDGCRVPAYKEKMKELSVLSLICSCFYPEARNKLVCEFEDMEVKPIDKRASGQAFEVILKPPSPMSDAAHSITSPPKKRDVSLEDIQKKLEAAEDRRRSQEAQVLKALAEKREHERDVLFKAMEENSNFSKMAEEKLIMKMEQIKENRQAYLASIMERLQEKEKHAMLVRRNKELREEVTA; via the exons CGTACAAAGAGAAGATGAAGGAgctgtctgtcctctctctcatctgctCCTGTTTCTACCCGGAGGCGCGCAACAAGCTGGTGTGCGAGTTTGAAG ACATGGAGGTGAAGCCAATCGATAAGCGGGCCTCCGGTCAGGCGTTCGAGGTGATCCTGAAGCCGCCGTCCCCCATGTCCGATGCTGCCCACAGCATCACCTCGCCCCCCAAGAAGAGGGACGTCTCCCTGGAGGACATCCAGAAGAAGCTGGAGGCGGCCGAGGATCGGAGGAGA TCTCAGGAAGCCCAGGTGCTCAAGGCCCTGGCTGAGAAGAGGGAGCACGAGCGGGACGTCCTGTTCAAGGCCATGGAGGAGAACAGCAACTTCAGCAAGATGGCGGAGGAGAAGCTCATCATGAAGATGGAACAGATCAAGGAAAACCGCCAGGCCTACCTGGCCTCCATCATGGAGCGTCTGCAGGagaag GAGAAGCATGCCATGCTGGTGCGCAGGAACAAAGAGTTGAGAGAAGAGGTGACAGCATGA
- the LOC135261664 gene encoding hairy/enhancer-of-split related with YRPW motif protein 1-like, translating into MKRNHDFSSSDSELDENIEVEKESADENGNLCSPHGSMSPSTSSQVQARKRRRGIIEKRRRDRINNSLSELRRLVPSAFEKQGSAKLEKAEILQMTVDHLKMLHAAGGKGYFDAHALAMDYRGLGFRECLAETARYLSIMEGLDSADPLRIRLVSHLNSYASQREVHSGLGHLAWGSAFGTPPAHLAHHLLLQQQQQQQQTAASRSTTSSPPSSSSASSSSSSSSPTSSSSEPHAPSRLSGTAHPEAGHGPLRMPPNGALPPGLPLAASKLSPPLLSSLSSLSAFPFSFSAFPLLSPSALSPSAPSSSLGKPYRPWGMEIGAF; encoded by the exons atgaaaagaaatcacGATTTCAGCTCCTCGGACAGCGAGCTCGACGAAAACATtgaggtagagaaagagagtgctGATGAAAATGG GAACCTCTGTTCTCCCCACGGATCGATGTCTCCTTCTACATCGTCTCAAGTACAGGCGAGGAAACGGCGTCGAGGA ATCATTGAAAAACGTCGCCGTGACAGGATCAACAACAGCCTGTCTGAGCTCCGCAGACTCGTGCCTAGCGCGTTTGAGAAGCAG GGCTCGGCAAAATTAGAAAAGGCGGAGATACTGCAGATGACTGTGGATCACTTGAAGATGCTCCATGCTGCTGGTGGAAAAG GGTACTTCGATGCCCACGCGCTGGCCATGGACTACCGGGGCCTGGGCTTCCGGGAGTGCCTGGCGGAGACGGCGCGCTACCTGAGCATCATGGAAGGGCTGGACAGCGCCGACCCGCTGCGGATACGCCTGGTCTCCCACCTCAACAGCTACGCCTCCCAGCGGGAGGTACACTCGGGGCTCGGACACTTGGCCTGGGGCTCCGCCTTCGGGACCCCGCCCGCCCACCTGGCGCACCACcttctcctgcagcagcagcagcagcagcagcaaacgGCAGCTTCACgcagcaccaccagcagccccccttcctcctcctccgcctcctcttcctcttcctcctcctcccccacctcgtCCTCCTCCGAGCCCCACGCCCCCAGCAGGCTCAGCGGCACGGCGCACCCCGAGGCGGGGCACGGGCCCCTGAGGATGCCCCCGAACGGGGCGCTCCCCCCGGGCCTGCCGCTCGCCGCCTCCAAGCTctcacctcccctcctctcctccctctcctcgctGTCGGCGTTCCCTTTCTCCTTCAGCGCCTTCCCGCTGCTCTCCCCCAGCGCCCTcagcccctccgccccctcctcctccctggggAAGCCCTACCGGCCCTGGGGTATGGAGATCGGGGCTTTCTGA